In the genome of Notamacropus eugenii isolate mMacEug1 chromosome 5, mMacEug1.pri_v2, whole genome shotgun sequence, one region contains:
- the LOC140508519 gene encoding olfactory receptor 2L2-like, whose protein sequence is MEKCNQTTTGFFLLGLFPPTKTGLLLFLLVILIFLIAFLGNSTMILLIWIDHHLHTPMYFLLSQLSLMDLMYISSTVPKMAVSYLSGDNCISLAACGFQSFCFLLIAGVEALLLTSMAYDRYVAICHPLHYPILMNKRMCLLMIVGSWVSSFINSICHTVYALCMPYCKSRIINHFFCDIPAMLPLACKDTSAYEYTVVFSTNLFLLVPFLGIMASYGRVLYAIHHMRSSQGKKKAFTTCSTHLTVVSFYYAPFMYTYMRSPSLRSPEEDKNLAVFYTILTPMLNPIIYSLRNREVLGALQRVFGRSLSKKE, encoded by the coding sequence ATGGAGAAATGCAATCAGACTACCACTGGTTTCTTCTTACTGGGGCTGTTTCCTCCAACAAAAACTGGcctgctcctcttcctcctggTTATCCTCATCTTTCTAATAGCCTTCTTAGGTAATTCAACCATGATTCTCCTCATCTGGATAGATCACCACCTCCACACCCCCATGTATTTCCTGCTCAGTCAGCTCTCTCTCATGGACCTAATGTATATTAGCAGTACAGTTCCAAAGATGGCTGTCAGCTACCTGTCAGGGGACAATTGCATTTCTTTGGCGGCTTGTGGATTCCAAAGTTTCTGTTTTTTACTCATAGCTGGTGTCGAAGCTTTACTTCTGACATCTATGGCCTATGACCGCTATGTGGCCATTTGCCACCCCCTCCATTATCCCATTCTCATGAACAAGAGAATGTGTTTGCTAATGATTGTAGGATCCTGGGTCTCTTCATTCATCAATTCCATTTGCCATACAGTGTATGCACTCTGTATGCCCTATTGCAAGTCCAGAAtcattaatcatttcttttgtgaTATTCCAGCCATGTTGCCTCTGGCTTGCAAAGATACCTCGGCCTATGAGTACACAGTGGTCTTCAGCACCAACCTGTTTCTTTTGGTCCCCTTCCTTGGCATTATGGCCTCCTATGGTCGGGTTCTCTATGCCATCCATCATATGCGCTCATCACAAGGGAAGAAGAAAGCCTTCACTACCTGTTCTACCCACCTGACTGTGGTCTCCTTCTACTATGCcccatttatgtatacatatatgaggTCCCCATCTCTGCGTTCCCCAGAAGAGGACAAGAACTTGGCTGTCTTCTACACCATCCTAACTCCTATGCTCAATCCCATCATCTATAGCCTGAGGAACAGGGAAGTGTTGGGGGCACTCCAGAGAGTCTTTGGGAGATCCTTATCAAAAAAAGAATAG
- the LOC140508520 gene encoding olfactory receptor 2L2-like — protein sequence MEEWNQTITGFFLMGLFPPTKTGLFILLLVFLIFLIAFLGNSTIIVLIWIDHHLHTPMYILLSQLSLMDLIYICSTVPKMIVSFLSGDNSISLVACGFQSFCFLLIAAAEGLLLASMSYDRYVAICHPLHYPILMNKRMCLLMIAGSWVSSFINSIYHTVQILCMPYCKSRIINHFFCDIPAMLPLACSDTWAYEYTVVFSTNLFLLVPFLCIMTSYGRVLYAVYHMHSSQGRKKASTTCSTHLTVVTFYYAPFVYTYMRPPSLHSPEEDKNLAVFYTILTPMLNPIIYSLRNKEVLGALQRVFGRSLTKKE from the coding sequence ATGGAGGAATGGAATCAAACCATCACCGGTTTCTTCTTAATGGGGTTGTTTCCCCCAACCAAAACTGGCCTGTTCATTTTGCTCCTAGTTTTCCTCATCTTCCTAATTGCCTTCTTGGGTAACTCAACCATTATTGTCCTCATCTGGATAGATCACCACCTCCACACTCCCATGTACATCCTGCTCAGTCAGCTCTCTCTCATGGATCTCATATACATTTGTAGTACAGTACCCAAGATGATTGTCAGCTTCCTCTCTGGGGACAATTCAATTTCTTTGGTGGCTTGTGGATTCCAAAGTTTCTGTTTTTTACTCATAGCTGCTGCTGAAGGGTTACTCCTGGCATCTATGTCCTATGACCGCTATGTGGCCATTTGCCACCCCCTCCATTATCCCATTCTCATGAACAAGAGAATGTGTTTGCTGATGATTGCTGGGTCCTGGGTCTCTTCATTCATCAATTCAATTTACCATACAGTGCAAATACTCTGTATGCCCTACTGCAAGTCCAGAAtcattaatcatttcttttgtgaTATACCAGCCATGTTGCCTCTGGCCTGCTCAGACACCTGGGCCTATGAATACACAGTTGTCTTCAGCACCAATCTGTTTCTTTTGGTCCCTTTCCTTTGTATCATGACTTCCTATGGTCGAGTACTTTATGCTGTCTATCATATGCACTCATCACAGGGGAGGAAGAAAGCCTCCACTACCTGTTCTACTCACCTGACTGTGGTTACCTTTTACTATGCCccatttgtgtatacatatatgaggCCTCCATCTTTGCATTCCCCAGAAGAGGACAAGAACCTGGCTGTCTTCTACACCATTCTCACTCCTATGCTGAACCCCATCATCTATAGCCTGAGGAATA